In Zonotrichia leucophrys gambelii isolate GWCS_2022_RI chromosome 8, RI_Zleu_2.0, whole genome shotgun sequence, one genomic interval encodes:
- the STX6 gene encoding syntaxin-6, translating to MSMEDPFFVVKGEVQKAVNTAQGLFQRWTELLQDPSIATREEIDWTTNELRNNLRSIEWDLEDLDETISIVEANPRKFNLDATELGIRKAFITSTRQVVRDMKDQMSNSSMQALAERKNRQALLGESGSQSWSSGPDKYSRLDRELQLANSHFIEEQQAQQQLIVEQQDEQLELVSGSIGVLKNMSQRIGGELEEQAVMLDDFSHELDSTQSRLDNVMKKLAKVSHMTSDRRQWCAIVVLFVILLVVLILFFVL from the exons atGTCGATGGAGGACCCCTTCTTCGTGGTGAAGGG ggaggtgcAGAAAGCTGTGAACACTGCCCAGGGGCTCTTCCAGAGGtggacagagctcctgcaggatccCTCCATCGCCACAAGAGAGGAAATCGACTGGACCACCAATGAGCTCAGGAACAACCTGCGCAGCATCGAGTGGGACCTGGAAGACCTGGATGAAACCATTA GCATTGTGGAGGCAAACCCACGGAAATTCAACCTCGATGCCACGGAGCTGGGCATCCGCAAAGCCTTCATCACCAGCACGCGCCAGGTGGTCAGG GACATGAAGGATCAGATGTCAAACTCTTCCATGCAAGCCCTggctgaaaggaaaaacaggcaG GCACTCCTGGGAGAGAGTGGCAGTCAGAGTTGGAGCTCTGGACCTGACAAATACAGCCGTCTGGACCGGGAGCTGCAGTTAGCCAATTCACATTTCATCGAGGAGCAGCAAGCTCAACAACAG CTGAttgtggagcagcaggatgagcagtTGGAGCTGGTCTCTGGCAGCATCGGCGTGCTGAAGAACATGTCCCAGCGCATTGGcggggagctggaggagcaggcgGT gatgCTGGATGACTTCTCCCACGAGCTGGACAGCACTCAGTCACGCCTCGATAACGTCATGAAGAAACTGGCCAAAGTGTCCCACATGACCAGTG atCGACGGCAGTGGTGTGCAATTGTTGTCCTCTTCGTCATCTTGCTAGTGGTGCTCATCCTGTTTTTTGTCCTGTGA